The Penaeus vannamei isolate JL-2024 chromosome 42, ASM4276789v1, whole genome shotgun sequence genome includes the window tacatatatatatatatatatatatatatatatatatatatataatcatacatatacatacatacatacatacatacatacatatatatatatatatgtatatatatatatatatatatatatatatatatatatatatatatatatatatatgaatatataacctctcttattcatgataaaaaatgcgttagtgcattgtttccatctttcatatatatatatatatatatatatatatatatatatatatatatatatatatatatatatatatatatatatatatatatatatatatatatatatatatatatatatatatatatatatatatatatatatatatatatatatatatatatatatatatatatatatatatatatataaaacgtaccCCGACGCAGCAAGACCAAAAAGAAAGTCGCTAACTGTGCTCCGCAGTTGCGTGATGGACAGCGGAGCAATGGCGATATCAGCTGTTCCTTCGTGCACTTCCCTTATCATCCCCGTCCACTCTCCGTCCACCACAGCGCCCCAGGCTCCGTCTCTCACGTGGTGGCAAGTGTATCTGAGGCGAATAAACCTGAGATgatggtttgtttatttaattgatGGCGCTGATCAAAATCGTATtaggtatgaacacacacacacgaatagttactgctaaaaaaaaaaaaaaaaaaaaaaaaaatgttaagacaaactatgttatatatatttcaataattaATGCGTTTGCCCGGACTTGTGtctttcagtaataataataattaaataataaacacaataaaaaggaaaatattatccAAAACATTTAGCTGTACAGCACAAAAAACTTTATCAAtacataatgatacatatatattaactgaTCAATGAAATACATATCTATGGATATAAAGACTTTGGGAATCAAAAGcaatgagagaaatgagatatAAAATTCAGTGCATATGAATGTTAAACACCTCATTTCAATACAGGCATTAGACTTATTCATTACACAATAAATTCACTCAAAACCTACGTAAAATTAGTGATCTGCTGAAGAGTAGAGAAGACCTTCCCGTACAAGCCTTCGACGATGATTTTTCCGTCTGCCTGTTTCTTCGGAATCGTTAGTGGTTCGTActtgaaatggaaaaggaaaagctaGTAGGCAGTTAGTGAATTAATAGTAgttaaaatgaagaaatatataaaaaaacacgttTAAAATGTGTGGAATTTCGTTTTAATATATTCGTAGTATGTGTATCTTGTATGTTTTCAATTTGTCTGGGATCACGATCACTTATAGTCAGAATAAGAATATGGTAATTATAGATCAATGAATCATAAGTAAttagatgaaaaaagataaactgcattagataaggagataaagaaacaagTAGATAGCTGTATAAAAAGCAGATATatgtagacaagcagacagatatagacagatctaTATTGAGGCAAATATAAAAGTAGACATAGCTAGATACAGATACAGCCTGataacagaaagatatatattaatccagattgttagaaaaaaaatgagctATAGATACAAAAAGAGATAGTTAAAAAGAATATACGGAACTAGGCACAGATTGCAgagttagacaaatagattggCAGATTAGGTAGAAAACATTGGTTTTACAAAACAGTCACGCCCAGatttatatgcagatagatagacagttcgACAAATAAGGATAAAGCAGATTAACTTCATATTCATATAGTCAGgcattaaagaaaataaacaaaacagagatAGGTTGTTTGGCAAATGAGGTAATCGAAAATCGAAATCTAATGCAACAGACAAAAGAACCTCTTATGTCAATTATATAAATCATGATACAGTGCCGACATCATTCAAATGTTTTAAAGTCATCCTAGACAATCAATACTTAAAGAAATGTCAAATAGAAACAAAACCGCCGGAGGTAACTCAGGGTCCAGGGCAGAGTCTGGCTAATGGAACCAGGACTAGAACTCCTCCGCACTCACCATAATCGTCGTGCAGGTGAGATGAAGTCCGGTTAAATTCCTCCGCCTGACTACAGGGTCGTCCACAGGGGCTTCTAAGATACCGAAAGCCGTCGCCTTCACTTCCACTCGGACGCCTTCAGGGATAAGACCTAGTTCCTCGCGAGATGAGTACGCGTCTGATAACCCATCACCATGATTCGCGCGAGATGAGTAAGCCCCTGGTGACTCATCTGAAGACCTGGTGACGCTTCCTCCGGCGATTCTTGAGATAGGATGAGGAtgatttctccccctctctggtGACTCATCTAAAGGCCCCGTGGATTCCCCTTCGTCGGTGAGTCGTGAGTCGTTATGAGTCGCCTTTTTATTGTAAGAGGAACAGGTCCAGCCCCCTACGAGCGTGACGCGTTGTTCCAGTTTCTCGTTGATTTGATAAGCTTCCCATAATGTAACGGATTGTGTCTCGGTATTTAAGACTGCGAGAGTGATCTGTCGACGGAGTTCTCTGATTACTTATATATgaagaaaggtaaataaaaggcatgggagagaagaaggtgagggagaagacgagagggtCGGAAAAATGAAAGATTAGGAAGATATTaatagaatggaagaaagaaaatgaaaaagctgAAATACAAGAAGATAAAGGTTTCCTGCGATTAGTTTTCTCCATCTTGAaggtaaatgaataaagtaatagataataaaaacatgGCTAAGATTATACATATTGCGTGtgaaacaataacattgatacctAGATTActttagtatacatatacatatacatatatatatatatatatatatatatatatatatatatatatatatatatatatatatatatatatgtatatatatatatatatatatatatatatatatatatatatatatatatatatatatacctatgtatataaatacatatatatatatatatatatatatatatatatatatatatatatatatatatatatatatacatatacatatacatatatatatatatatatacatatatatatatacatatatatatatatatatatatatatatatatatatatatatatatatatgtatgtatatatatatatatgtatatatatatatatatatatatatatatatatatatatatatatatatttatatatatgtacacttacacacatgcatatatatatatatatatatatatatatatatatatatatatatatatatatatatatatatatatatatatatgtatatatatatatatatatgtatatatatatatatatatatatatatatatatatatatatatatatatatatatatatatagataaatagatatcaccTTATTATCAAGTGGCAGATGAACAGACTTGAGTCCCTGTGGAAAGGTATTTCTTGAGATCAACAGCCATCTCTCACGCGTCTGTGAACCCGTAAATATCTGAAAGAAAAGCAGTGAGATACAGCTTTTCCATGAAAGGTTTTTAAATTTCTCCTTTATAAGTGAAAAAGAattctttatatctataaatactttcaagatttatgattattatagtatttccgtcattactatttttttacttttttatagtaACAAATATTTTAGATAAAAAGGGTAATATATGACAAAGATTTGCTTACGGAAATTCAAATATTAATATCTGtaagtggtaatggtagtggtagtggtaatggttgattgtaatagtaacgataacaataataatgataatgatgatgataataatgatgataataatagtaataaaaataattgtaaaaataataattatgataataataataagagtaataataatatcaataacaacaataataataatgataataataatgataatagtaataacaataatgatgctgctgataacaacaacaataatgatgctgctgataacaacaacaataatgatgatgataacaacaacaataatgatgctgatgataacaacagcaataatgatgctgatgataacaacaataatgatgctgatgataacaacaacaataatgatgctgatgataacaacaacaataatgatgctgatgataacaacaacaataatgatgctgatgataacaacaacaataatgatgctgatgataacaacaacaataatgatgctgaagataacaacaacaataataataataaaaacggcgacaccaacaataataacaaaagcaatagaaatacaaggaataaaacaaacgcacacgtactTACCTCTTTGAACCACTGAAGATCCGTTTGTGTCCCGAGCTGCAGCACCCTCAGCCCCTGGCAGTGCGAGGCTCGTGCGGAGGAGGGAGGCTTCGTGCCGTTCAGCGCGAGGTCCGGTCTCGTTCCCGCAGCGACTGACGTGTAAGTTCCCGGGAATCTCGTTAGTTGGCTGAGGGTTTTAAGATTCCAGGCGCTCCGTTCTGCAAATGTTGGGACTGGTATGTATGTCTGTTGATCTGTATCTTTGTTTCtgggttactctctctctctctctctgtctatcttgtgcgtgtgtctgtacatataagcacatgcacgcacatatatacataaatacacacagatatacgcacgcacagacacacacacacacacacacacacacacacacacacacacacacacacatacacatacacatacacatacacatacacatacacacacacacacacacacacacacacacacacacacacacacacacacacacacacacacacacacacacacacacacactcacgttcgCATGTACATACTCAAATATACAAATCGAATATTTCTGAGAATCTTTTTAGGCAGCATTTATCGGGCAGTAAATAATTTTCTAAACAAACAAGTAGATCATGTGTCAAATCACATTTACATATCATCACCATTTTGTTTGGACACAGAGTAAATAATAGATCAATATGCCTGTTTTATCACACTGCGAAAGTAAAATGTGTGCACACAACATACGTTAACCAACAAAAATTGCGTATTTAACATCAATCTGAGGTTCGTTATGATACTGTTATTCAGCAGTATAAATTCAGTTTTGTAGATATGCAAAATTattacaacacaaacacatattacaACAGATATAtgataagagacagaaagacttaATTCCTAAAGATAAACTTCACGGAATATCACCTTAGTATTATTACAACATAATTCCTCAACTGCAGTTGCAATACcttaacccccgccccccccaaaaaaaagtattACATCCAGTGTCCTAATACGAATGCATATTGAATTAGTGTTTATATAATGCATTCCTGTATGTCAACATCTGTGTATACAAGGCGATATTAATATCAACAAACTTAAATTGTAATGCCGATGATGTCAATATTTGTTGAATACTAGTGGTATTTTAAAGCCAGAATTCAAATATTTAACCAATAATAATTTCCCAATTAGTAACATCTAGTTTAATTTTCACTACTCTCCTTCAATTCTAAGTAATAAGAACATGAATTTACTGCTTGCAATTGAGTCGTTATATGAAATCGTATCacaaatatacacttatataagcAAATACTACATATCTGTGATAAAAGATCCGTTACATAAGCGTTCTGCTTAGTTTATTTACCTCAGgtatttatgattttgtttacTATTAGCCTTCATGTCCTGTTAAGCACCATTAGTTTATTTTCAAGCGGAGTATAAGTATCAATAATCCATAAAATGTTAAGATTCACATTCCTAGAATTGAAAAACATTAAACTAGCTCTACTGTGCATATGCaatgcatacataagtacatgcaaTGATTCATATAAAAGAGGTCTATGATTTTGAATACAAATAAAGGCAATGGAGTCTCAGGTTAGCGCCCGGCCAGCCTCTTTCAGCCGACTATGCTGTCAGTACTGGCATCTAGTTGGGGTCATTGTCAGGCAGACAAGAATTGGCCATCCGACATCACCCAGGGTATAGTATGCATAACCGTAGTAATACTTTATGTGAAAGGGCCGCTGTCTTTTTCATCTGATTATGTCAATTTTTCATTGCACAGGAAAACAATGAGCCATTAGTGAGGATGTACGTGTACGGTGCAAAAATAATATACTTGTACCTGCTATACCTAACCTTCATTTCTGTGAAGCATAAGGCCGTAACAGTATCGTGTTGTCCAGGAACGAATAGCATATCAATTTTGCAAAACATTAATGTGTAAAGTATTTCTACCTTTTAATAAGAGTCATgtaattcattatcttttttttcttctttttttgtcaatCTATGGATTATTAAGAGCTTTTAGACAAagggacacacacatactcatttatATGAATGTAAGAACGCATTAAATATGAATCAAAGGTTCAGAAAAAAGCAGCATGTCCTAATGTATAGGTTagtattttttttcggttttgattTTAGAACCAAACTGTCTCATTACTGTAAATCAGTAATGAGACCAACTACTACCTGAGCTTTTCCACTTCTTGCGGGACCTGCTAAAAGCAATACACCACACCAAGCCCAAATTTATGTCAAACATGGAGTTGCTATTTTTTTCTAACCTTATTATACTCTTTCCCTTAAATTATCTAGCTCTCCGCCTGTCGAGAGGCCAGGTCATCCACTTTTCTTTTGGTATCGTGTTAAGGAAGAGTCATTAACCAATGGGAAAAAGAGGaactggaagaaaaaaacaaacgaagtaGATGGAAATATGAAAATGTGACATTAGGGTAACAAAGTACATTACACAATCGTGTATTGTCTtgaatgcgtgtgcgtgcctcatactcatcatattttttttctcatttttacatatatccgcatctccttgttctttttactcatttctttctattctttacctttttttcctcttccatcatcTGCTTTCTCTTTTATCCTGTAAGTCTTCCTCCacgtttcccttctcttcttatcctatcttttttaaatttctttttccgcttcacttttccttccttttcctccagtcgccctccttccactttcatctttacctccttcttcattttttttctctatcttcttccttatattttttcttctccttctcttccttcttctcgtttcttcctgtttcctccttttcttcctcctttcatcttttcattctttgtacatataactatatatataactatatatatatatatatatatatatatatatatatatatatatatatatatacacatatgcacacaaatatatatgtgcgtgcgcgctagtgtctgtgtatacttatatgtgtgtgtatatatatatatatatatatatatatatatatatatatatatatatatatatatatacacacacacacatatatacataggtacgtgaatatgcacacagatatatttgtaagtataatatacatacacatatgcacacacacacacacacacatatacatacatacatacacacacacacacacacacacacaatatatatatatatatatatatatatatatatatatatatatatatatatatatatatatatatatattaatgggaaGCTGTGGGGAAGCAGGCCTTGCCAGTCTGCCTCTCCAAGATAACCCAGTTGGCAATGAAACGTTGATCTTGCTGGGGGAGGGTAAATGTCTCTCCCACCCGGCTTGGCTGGCAATCACTGGGACTTGGACGAGGAGCAGGGGTTACATGTCCCGTCCACGTCCCACTGGCCAACAGCCTGGCATGTGGTTTGTTGGGCAAAGCCTATGGGACACccaaaggaggaggatggggccaaCAGCCAGCCAATCCTCGCTATATGGGGCGACTctggtcgatgagcgtataatggtattgagacggaacctgtaaacttgatgtgaaggAGACTTTTTAAGCAAAACTTGCATCTATGATGGACAGATGTCTTCGACGAGAtgttcatattgttctgggtgacttcaatgtgactgagctggctatgagatgtctgtcggtcctcatatCTCGGGAGCTACGAGGACCGACAGGGTCCTAGAAACTAAAGTTCCTAGTACCGGTGCTCTGACCCTTATCGTTGAGCATGGTAAAGCAATATAGCATATATGGCCAAGGAGATCGATTACATCCTCGATAACACTCGGAGGATCCCCCAAAACTGCAGGGTATATCAGTGTCGAGTTCTGTGATATTGATCATAGATTAGTTGTAGCAACCCTCTGGATCCATTTTAAAACTCACCGTCgcgcggtccaatgatcaccctagggacCTTCATGTGGACAGGTTGAGGGAGTGGCAGTATACCTAGATGTTTGCTGAGGCTATCTTTAGTCGTTTTGCAGTATTCGGCAACCTAACTGACCCTGTATCTCCGTGGGACACCCTCAAGTGTGAAACACTAGATGTatcccaagaatcgattggtgaacgcccataGGCAAGACAAAATTTCATTTCACAGGAGAcattggaagccacagatgctcaGCGCATGGATTATCAGATAGGAGATCATGACTTGCATCATTCCCTAGTGCAATGGACTAGGTCACTGCTAAAAAGGGACAAGAACCGTTTATCAGGAGTCATGcaaaggaggtcgaaggccatttcttagtaaatgaccctcgtcctgcctaccaagtcctgagaaaactgaactccaagccctcctcaCAAGCAACTGCTCAGTGGAGTATTTTGAGCAGTGGGTAACTATGATATTACACTGAACTGCTTCAGGCTGGTGGCGGACATATGGCATGGaatttgcatgctgtcctggcagcTATCTGGCCGATAGGTACCATTTCCCCTGACCTGTTCAGGGATAtggccatccctctctggaaggggaaaggagatcgaTGGGACTACAGGAATTACTGtggcattacactgctcagtacACCAGGCAAGGTTTTTACTCACacagatgtatcagagaccatctactgagcaATCGGGGAATCATTCTGGGCGTTCTTAAGATTAAGAGGAACCCAACAAGATTATAGAATTAATAACAAACCTTTATACTGGTATTACGAGGGCTGTAAATTGTGGTGGGGACCTGACGAGCATCttttctgttagttcaggagtgaggcaaggctgtgttcttggaccaacacttgcatggactgggcaGAGATACTGTCCAAAACAATTGTGGAACAACTCTGGCCAACATTAAGGTTACAAACATTGTCTTTGCTGATGATACTATTTAATCTAAGTCTCTGAAAGCTTTGGTGGTAGCTATAGATGTATTTAACAATGAAGAGAAGGCCCTGGGTTTAGAGTTCCAAGACCAAAATCCAGGGCCCATATCCACGAAAGTTCTCAgtcaattctgagactaaatttgagacaatttcagaagtgtctgaggaaaaaataggtccgtcgtttgtttacatcgttgatcTACGCTTATTTAGTaatcatatattaatacataaaaatgtatataaacatgtgtttctttggcgaaatactctattgtgctggcagaacacacgcaaatcaatcattacacaagaaaaacaaaaacaaatatttataagaATGTGAAGttggcctttgctgaagcaaagcatattctcaacttttgtctcgtctctgtctcaaatgtaagacagggtcgcatgAGTCCTGAGTCATTTGAGAATACACTCAGACAGTTTCACACTGGAttataggcttatgtatgtatatgcgcataagtgtatgaatatgtagatttaatatgaatatgtttatgtatatgcacatgtatgtctgtgtatatacaattgtttgtttgtgtatatatacatatattatgtatctatgtataataaacacacaaatatacatatacacatatgcatatatacacacatacatatgcatatacacacgcataaatctatatattcacacacacatatgcgcatatatatacataggactataatccaatgtgaaactgtctatTCTCAAAAGACTCATGCGACCCTGTCTGAcatttgagacaaaagttgagaatattttcaagtatatatatatatatatgtatgtatgtatatatatacatatatatatatatatatatatatatatatatatatatatgtatatatatatgtatatttatatatgtatatatatacatacatacatatatatatatatatatatatatatgtatatatatgtatatatataatatatatatatatatttatatatatatgtatatatatattatatatacatatatatatatatatatatacatatgtattatatgtatattatacacacacacacacacacacacatatatatatatatatatgtgtgtgtgtgtgtgtgtgtgtgtgtgtgtgtgtgtgtgtgtgtgtgtgtgtgtgtgtgtgtgtgtgtgtgtgtgtgtgtgtgtgtgtgtaatatatatatatatatatatatatatatatatatatatataatatatatatatatgtatatatacgtatatataatatatatgtatatatgtatatatatgtatatatatatatatatatatatatatatatatatattatatgtatatgtatatatgtttgtgtatatacatacatacatattatatatacacatatatattatatatacatgcatattatatatacatacatatatatatatttaaatatatatatatatatatatatatatatatatatatatatatatatatatatatatacatactatataaacattcatgcatacatacatatatataaatatatatatatatatatatatatatatatatatatatatatatatatatatatatacatatacatactatatatacatacatatatatatatatatatatatatatatatatatatatatatatatatacatatattatacatacatacatatatattatatacatgtatatatatatatatatatatatatatatatatatatatgtatatatatatatatatatatatatatatatataatacattatatacatacatatatatatatatatatatatatatatatatatatatatatatatatatatatatatatatatatatacatgtatataatatatatgtatgtatgtataatatatatatatatatatatatatatatatatatatatatatatatatatgtatataatatatatgtatgtatgtatcatatatatatatatatatatatatatatatatatatatatatatatatatatatatatatataaaatacattatatacatacatacatagatacatacatatatatatatatatatatatatatatatatatatatatatatatatatacatatatatgtatgtttgtttatatatatataatatatacacatatatatatatatatatatatatatatatatatatacatatatatatatgtatatatatatatatatatatatatatgcatatgtatttatatatatgtatatatatatatatatatatatatatatatatatatataatacattatgacatacatacatacatacatatatatatatatatatatatatatatatatatatatatatttatttatttatttatacacacacacacacacacacacacacacacacacacacacacacacacacacacacacacacatatatatatatatatatatatatatatatatatatatatatatatatatatatatatgatatataatacattatatatatcatgtatacatatatatgtaaataaataaataaatatatacatatatatattataaacatatatgtatataagtacattgtatatatacataatatatatatatatatatatatatatatatataaatatataaataaatatatatatgtatatacatattatatacatacgcatatatatgttatgtgtataaacatgcatatacgtctttgtatatgtatatacaaatgtatatacatatacatgcacacatgtagatacatatacgtgtacacaggtatatacatatacatgtacacttatatacacatacgtgtacacacatatatatacatatacgtgtacacatgtatatgtgtatgaatcatGAATTACTTTTGAAAGGAAATTtctaattattttaatatttctttattatactgAAAGGGCCAAAATTATAGAGCTAATCTGATTATACGTGAATTaggattacacacacatacgcacatatatatatattatatatatatatatatatatatatatatatatatatatatatatatatatatattacgaaataCTTTTAAGAGAACagggttttcattatcatttcataaatagCTAGTGCAacagcaaatatttttttttacaaggaatctgttatatatttttttctttttaatcataaaAGAATCATCCCTAACTTTTACAAAATCTTATATATTCTGTCCATCtttaaaaaagatataaatatcacGTTGATAAATACTATATGATCATTCATGCTCTGAAATTCATGATCTAACTCTTCTGATTCATGGATTTAGTTCAATGAAAACTAGAAGACGACCTTGGCCTTCTACGCTTCGGCAGAATTGCACTGTATCCCTAATAAATTTTATGTATACTGTTAGAGtgcgtattttcattattattatatgttgttCTCTAAGAAAAAACACGCATTCCTTAGTTTTTACAAATTCCCGCATACAGCGATATCACAGCCATGGCGCTTCAGCAAAGGTCATCATcacatttttatcgatatttgtttttgtttttcttgtgtaatgattgatttgtatgtgttgtgccagcacaaaAGAAtatttcgccaaagaaaacacgtttgcaaatatttttatgtattagtaaatgtgaaataactaaataagcgccgaccaACGATGTTCACAAACGAtcgacctattttttcctcagacacctctgaaattgtctcaaatttagtctcagaattgtcagAGAACTTTCGTGGATACGGCCTTTGGGGGACTGcttggagaacctgttcggtcggtatgtgcttgtgACGAGgatactgaagtcacagagagcattacataccttggcagtgtagttcatgACTCTGGGGTGCCAG containing:
- the LOC113804479 gene encoding glutamate receptor ionotropic, kainate 2-like, translated to MYMRTQLTRFPGTYTSVAAGTRPDLALNGTKPPSSARASHCQGLRVLQLGTQTDLQWFKEIFTGSQTRERWLLISRNTFPQGLKSVHLPLDNKITLAVLNTETQSVTLWEAYQINEKLEQRVTLVGGWTCSSYNKKATHNDSRLTDEGESTGPLDESPERGRNHPHPISRIAGGSVTRSSDESPGAYSSRANHGDGLSDAYSSREELGLIPEGVRVEVKATAFGILEAPVDDPVVRRRNLTGLHLTCTTIMYEPLTIPKKQADGKIIVEGLYGKVFSTLQQITNFTYTCHHVRDGAWGAVVDGEWTGMIREVHEGTADIAIAPLSITQLRSTVSDFLFGLAASGFRIAVKRPANEDYMWTVYTRQFESDVWGIMILVSASIVLCLRCVSRSSSEVNISLPDSVFVVTGIIFGQGTQQQIRTTAERTVILTGLLLQVVALGFYTSNLVSALTVGPPIPPLNDLQDVYNEPSLTFGFLKGSSLTNSLY